A window of the Lactobacillus gasseri ATCC 33323 = JCM 1131 genome harbors these coding sequences:
- a CDS encoding helicase C-terminal domain-containing protein has product MKKAFTDDVFAVVDLETTGTQRNQGDHIIQFGCAIIKKRKVVKTYSFLINPHREIPQAVENLTHISNRDVAQARDFNYYAPKIRKILENTIFVAHNVNFDLPFLNYELVNAGLEPLTGKAIDTVELAQIAFPTFPSYKLRDLTARLKIKHLNPHRADSDALVTAKLLLKVIKKLEALPQATLNTLTSLSKGLLRDTDYIFYEIGQVARQTKRPLDKDLIQVKHLILKKQIVPLRHIGAVSKGEFPQSDEEKKKLFKKNLRFRRGQVSLINRLHEFVYSDTDNSLVVEAPNGSGKTFSYLMAYAYELYSGRKLVVATPTKVLQEQILKQEIPQLLRVTHLDLDAQIVKSSSHYLDLDGFYNSLYQTDNAIQQTLILQMGILIWLTETETGDLDELQLTNYQAPLFAAIEHPGDARIGTAFADYDFWNLARSRQEQADILITNHAYLANHYMDSIWGQNPFLVVDEAHRFVENVASSRNDSLQFESFWGMCSHLRNLLFYAEDSAKVRFGNNIEFKIILDKLEKNTTDLIHSINKVQQALYDNRNFATSREERRQNAISLGFQGQDLFRNVPQFKQLLSQMQDNIEIVRQETNQLLFLLYHQQKNLLTSDDVLIRDLQEEIDHLDYYSEQNYLLLDQLSEPQKLDHEGFVLEISNEDDPLSTNLTWLMLDPEEEVQQLYQYFDKKLFISATLAQQDNFSYTIKNLYLDPKKTLTYRAKPSFKVEKHLKVYALSDNDAPEDPNSPEYEEFISNLLTQIKNYNHILVLFTNLDVIRDVFSKLSESNNLKDYEILAQGLTGSNEKIAKRFGIAEKAVLLGANSFWEGIDFKHNGVDLAIVTRLPFESPDQPEVKLRTECLKKQVGADKIFEVDTLPRAILRFRQGCGRLIRNERDHGIFIILDQRVWNKSYGEQFLAGLPVSAKKVSKQQLLNVLRNSKQNE; this is encoded by the coding sequence ATGAAAAAAGCCTTTACAGATGATGTTTTTGCGGTCGTCGATCTTGAAACTACAGGCACGCAGCGTAATCAAGGCGATCATATTATTCAATTTGGTTGTGCAATCATCAAAAAGCGTAAGGTAGTCAAAACATATTCATTCTTAATCAATCCTCATCGTGAAATCCCTCAAGCTGTTGAAAATTTAACTCATATTAGTAATAGAGATGTTGCTCAAGCACGCGATTTTAATTACTATGCTCCTAAAATTCGAAAAATCTTAGAGAATACAATTTTTGTTGCACATAATGTTAATTTTGATCTTCCTTTTCTGAACTATGAATTAGTAAATGCTGGCTTAGAGCCATTAACAGGAAAGGCAATTGATACAGTTGAATTAGCTCAAATTGCTTTTCCAACTTTTCCATCCTACAAATTACGTGACTTAACTGCTCGTTTAAAAATTAAGCATTTAAATCCGCACCGCGCTGATTCAGATGCTTTAGTAACAGCTAAATTACTGCTAAAAGTTATTAAAAAACTTGAAGCTCTTCCTCAGGCAACGTTAAATACTTTAACTTCTTTATCTAAAGGATTATTGCGAGATACTGATTATATTTTTTATGAAATAGGACAAGTTGCTCGTCAAACAAAGAGACCATTAGACAAAGATTTAATTCAAGTAAAGCATTTAATTCTTAAGAAACAAATTGTACCTTTGCGTCATATTGGAGCCGTAAGCAAAGGCGAGTTTCCTCAAAGTGATGAGGAGAAGAAGAAACTATTTAAGAAAAATTTGCGTTTTAGACGTGGTCAAGTAAGTTTAATTAATCGACTGCATGAATTTGTCTATAGTGATACGGACAACTCGTTAGTAGTTGAAGCGCCAAATGGAAGTGGAAAAACTTTTAGCTATTTAATGGCTTATGCGTATGAGCTTTATTCAGGTAGAAAATTGGTTGTAGCAACGCCTACGAAGGTCTTGCAAGAACAAATATTGAAACAAGAGATACCGCAGCTTCTAAGAGTAACTCATTTAGATTTAGATGCTCAGATTGTTAAGTCAAGTAGTCACTATTTAGATTTAGATGGTTTCTATAATTCACTATATCAAACTGATAATGCTATCCAGCAAACTCTGATTTTACAAATGGGAATTTTGATTTGGCTCACTGAAACTGAAACTGGTGATTTAGATGAACTGCAGTTAACTAATTATCAAGCGCCATTATTTGCGGCAATTGAGCATCCCGGGGATGCAAGAATTGGAACTGCATTTGCAGATTACGATTTTTGGAATCTTGCTCGAAGCAGACAAGAGCAAGCTGATATTTTAATTACGAATCATGCTTATTTAGCAAACCATTATATGGACTCAATTTGGGGACAAAATCCATTTTTAGTTGTTGATGAGGCACATCGTTTTGTTGAAAACGTGGCAAGTTCAAGAAATGATTCGCTGCAGTTTGAAAGCTTTTGGGGTATGTGTAGCCATTTGCGCAACTTGCTTTTTTATGCAGAAGACAGTGCAAAAGTTAGATTCGGTAATAATATCGAGTTTAAGATAATTTTGGATAAACTTGAGAAAAATACTACGGATTTAATTCATTCGATAAACAAAGTTCAGCAAGCCCTTTATGATAATCGAAATTTTGCTACAAGTCGGGAAGAAAGAAGACAGAATGCAATTAGTTTAGGCTTTCAAGGACAGGATTTATTTAGAAATGTTCCTCAGTTTAAACAGTTGTTAAGTCAAATGCAGGATAATATTGAAATTGTTCGTCAAGAAACAAATCAATTATTATTTCTTTTATATCATCAGCAAAAGAATCTTTTGACTAGTGATGATGTTTTAATAAGGGACTTGCAAGAAGAGATAGACCATCTTGACTATTATTCAGAGCAGAATTATCTTTTATTGGATCAACTAAGCGAACCGCAGAAGTTAGATCACGAAGGATTTGTTTTGGAAATCAGTAACGAAGATGATCCTTTATCAACTAATTTAACTTGGTTAATGCTTGATCCTGAAGAAGAAGTGCAACAACTATATCAATATTTTGATAAAAAATTGTTTATTTCAGCTACTTTAGCGCAGCAAGATAATTTTTCATATACAATCAAAAATCTATATTTAGATCCTAAAAAAACGCTAACTTATCGTGCTAAGCCGTCTTTTAAGGTGGAGAAGCATTTAAAAGTTTATGCTCTCTCTGATAACGATGCGCCTGAAGATCCAAATAGTCCCGAATATGAGGAGTTTATTAGTAATTTGCTTACACAGATTAAGAATTACAATCATATTTTGGTTTTGTTTACAAATTTAGATGTTATTCGTGATGTCTTTAGTAAGTTAAGTGAAAGTAATAATTTAAAAGATTATGAAATTTTAGCTCAAGGATTAACTGGTTCAAATGAAAAAATTGCTAAACGTTTTGGAATTGCTGAAAAAGCCGTTTTGCTTGGGGCTAATAGTTTCTGGGAAGGAATCGACTTCAAGCATAACGGGGTAGACTTGGCAATTGTTACGCGCTTACCGTTTGAATCTCCTGATCAACCAGAAGTAAAGTTGCGAACAGAATGTTTAAAAAAGCAGGTTGGTGCTGATAAGATTTTTGAAGTTGATACACTGCCGCGAGCTATTTTACGCTTTAGACAGGGCTGTGGTCGCTTAATCAGAAATGAACGTGATCATGGCATCTTTATAATTTTAGATCAACGTGTTTGGAATAAATCTTATGGTGAACAGTTTTTAGCTGGCCTTCCTGTGAGTGCAAAAAAGGTCAGCAAACAACAACTACTAAATGTTTTAAGGAATAGTAAGCAGAATGAATAA
- the addA gene encoding helicase-exonuclease AddAB subunit AddA, protein MTNFTKEQDQAINDAGKDILVSASAGSGKTTVLVERVLKKILSGTPVSSLLIITFTKAAAREMKERIKQKISDQLEIEPDNQFLRSQLLDVDTANISTIDSFCLDVIRRFYYVIDLDPQFSVLTDETQAELLKERALREIEADYLEGDNQDFQDFYDNFSGDRDAEGARNLLLQLYNTATTEPNYEKFLDNLPTCYEVGDNLIRSNLWQQQIKPLLLKEISDLKAEVEALLAEPEINSSDLVKVKENYDIFSNRLDSFWESLNTDQPYNEIRANLMNCKFEKAVRKSKKWSDESIEVYQDSQDLKLDLNDQLKKIFASFFVVEEKEQIAVLQKSEKIVKTIVAAEKKLIQKFSQLKREQNLIDYSDMEQFAFSILTTDTSNAHIAQEYYQEKFNEILIDEYQDVNALQENIIKAIKKKGQNTLFMVGDVKQSIYGFRQARPDLFLSKYHTYGKDNDSEKIILADNFRSTKRVTKTVNDLFNPILTTNFGGIDYKKEGQLQFGASYYPSDLPTASEYIFTDKKQTQSAYEDQYGDEMDFSEVQMVIARIKQLKAENFQVWDRRTQLKRPLEYSDIAIITRTRSDNLQVMQEFAKADLPLFVTDAQNYFQTFELIMIMNYLRLIDNPQQDIPLVAVMRSPLFNFKEPELAQIRVKTPAGNFYTALTSFASVNSSLGKKCKEFLQQLETLRSFAATHRISELIWSIYEKTHLLEIVTGLPNGQQRRVNLESLYERATSYESAGFKGLYQFISFIERMRKNQKDLAQPLLSDKADNAVKLMTIHASKGLEFPIVFVMGLGHQYQTRDLSGNFTISQNELGLTIKEKNYRIDSLVKSLADVQKRQQMLEEEARILYVGLTRAQQKLILVASVNEIENKRKKWVSELDQKKDIIPLVKKINAQSPLDFLGPKLEQKHEFDQTIRDMTSALEEQDKLYYLKFNLDLEPEKIKDQNEDSQEVNSNVNKVVKELYNFKYPFEDATKTTAYQSVSEIKKAFNDPIDTELENSRLISSSNRYLQPIDETPTFLEGQKFTGAEIGTAMHLVLQYYNYEGNKDQENLDQEIDQLVELGKLNSLMVPHLSKEALNWFVMSDFAKEFWKQPDKLHRESQFSSLVNASELFNDFSDPSAKVLVHGTVDGYFEAKDGLILFDYKTDFVDKTNEEQAIEKIKQKYTGQLRLYEQALNEMNNDKKVIGKYLILLDARKVVPVD, encoded by the coding sequence GTGACAAATTTTACTAAAGAACAAGATCAGGCAATTAATGATGCCGGAAAAGATATCTTAGTTTCTGCATCTGCTGGTTCAGGTAAGACTACCGTTTTAGTTGAGCGAGTTTTAAAAAAGATTCTGTCGGGTACACCAGTCTCATCTTTACTGATTATTACTTTCACTAAGGCCGCAGCACGTGAAATGAAAGAACGAATCAAACAAAAGATAAGCGATCAACTTGAAATTGAACCTGATAATCAATTTTTACGTAGTCAATTATTAGATGTCGATACAGCTAATATTTCTACGATTGACTCTTTTTGTTTAGATGTAATTAGACGTTTTTACTATGTAATTGACCTTGATCCGCAATTTAGTGTTTTAACTGATGAAACTCAGGCAGAACTTTTGAAAGAGCGCGCCTTGCGTGAGATAGAGGCAGATTATCTTGAAGGAGATAATCAAGACTTTCAAGATTTTTATGATAATTTCTCAGGGGATCGGGATGCAGAAGGCGCTCGCAACTTGCTCTTGCAACTGTATAATACAGCAACGACCGAACCAAACTATGAGAAGTTTCTCGATAATCTGCCGACTTGCTATGAAGTAGGCGATAATTTAATTCGATCTAATTTGTGGCAGCAGCAAATAAAGCCTCTTTTACTTAAAGAAATATCCGATTTAAAAGCAGAAGTAGAAGCTCTGCTTGCTGAACCAGAAATAAATAGTTCTGATTTAGTTAAAGTTAAAGAGAATTATGACATTTTTTCTAATCGTTTAGATAGCTTTTGGGAATCTTTAAATACTGACCAACCGTACAACGAAATTCGTGCTAATTTAATGAATTGTAAATTTGAAAAAGCAGTCCGAAAGTCTAAAAAATGGTCAGATGAAAGCATTGAAGTATATCAAGATAGTCAAGATTTAAAATTAGACTTGAACGATCAACTTAAAAAGATTTTTGCTAGCTTTTTTGTGGTTGAAGAAAAAGAGCAAATAGCAGTTTTGCAAAAGTCAGAAAAGATAGTTAAAACAATTGTTGCAGCTGAGAAAAAATTGATTCAAAAATTCAGTCAATTAAAACGTGAGCAAAATTTGATTGACTATAGCGATATGGAGCAATTTGCTTTTAGTATTTTGACGACAGATACTTCAAATGCACATATTGCACAAGAATATTATCAAGAAAAATTTAACGAGATCTTGATTGATGAATATCAAGATGTGAACGCACTTCAAGAAAATATCATTAAAGCCATTAAAAAGAAGGGGCAGAACACGCTTTTTATGGTTGGGGATGTCAAGCAGTCAATTTATGGCTTTAGGCAAGCACGGCCAGACCTCTTTTTGAGTAAGTATCATACTTATGGTAAAGATAATGATAGTGAAAAAATCATCCTAGCTGATAATTTTAGATCAACCAAAAGGGTCACCAAAACAGTTAATGACTTATTTAATCCAATTTTGACAACTAATTTTGGTGGTATTGATTATAAAAAAGAAGGCCAATTACAGTTCGGAGCTAGCTATTATCCATCAGATTTGCCGACAGCAAGTGAATATATTTTTACCGATAAAAAACAAACCCAGTCGGCTTATGAAGATCAATATGGCGATGAAATGGATTTTAGCGAAGTTCAGATGGTAATTGCGAGAATTAAGCAATTAAAAGCAGAAAATTTTCAAGTTTGGGATCGCAGAACGCAGCTTAAAAGGCCACTTGAGTATTCAGATATTGCAATTATTACAAGAACTAGAAGTGATAACTTGCAGGTAATGCAAGAATTTGCCAAAGCTGATTTACCTTTATTTGTTACTGATGCGCAAAATTATTTTCAAACTTTTGAGTTGATTATGATTATGAATTACTTAAGGTTGATTGATAACCCTCAGCAAGATATTCCTCTAGTAGCTGTAATGAGATCACCCCTATTTAACTTCAAAGAACCAGAACTTGCACAAATTCGCGTTAAAACTCCAGCTGGCAATTTTTATACTGCGCTTACTAGCTTTGCATCAGTTAATTCGTCTCTAGGAAAGAAATGTAAAGAATTTTTACAGCAGCTTGAAACTCTTCGCTCATTTGCTGCTACGCACCGAATTTCTGAGTTGATCTGGAGTATTTACGAAAAAACACATCTTTTAGAAATTGTCACTGGTTTACCAAATGGGCAACAACGTAGAGTTAATCTTGAATCTTTGTATGAACGGGCAACTTCGTATGAAAGTGCAGGTTTTAAAGGCTTGTATCAATTCATTAGTTTTATTGAGCGAATGAGAAAGAATCAAAAAGATTTAGCTCAACCTCTCTTAAGCGATAAAGCAGATAATGCAGTGAAATTAATGACTATTCATGCTTCTAAGGGACTAGAGTTTCCCATAGTATTTGTAATGGGATTAGGACATCAGTATCAGACTAGAGACTTAAGTGGAAATTTCACAATTAGTCAGAATGAATTAGGTTTAACGATAAAAGAAAAAAATTATCGTATTGATTCTTTAGTTAAATCATTAGCTGATGTTCAAAAAAGACAACAAATGCTTGAAGAAGAAGCAAGAATTTTATATGTTGGCTTAACTAGAGCACAGCAGAAATTGATCTTAGTGGCAAGCGTGAACGAAATTGAAAACAAACGAAAAAAATGGGTGAGTGAGCTTGATCAAAAGAAAGATATAATTCCATTAGTTAAAAAGATTAATGCTCAATCACCGCTTGATTTTTTAGGACCAAAGCTAGAGCAAAAACATGAATTTGATCAAACTATTCGAGATATGACCTCTGCTTTAGAAGAACAAGATAAGCTCTATTATTTAAAATTCAATCTTGACTTGGAGCCTGAGAAAATTAAAGATCAAAATGAGGATAGCCAAGAAGTAAATTCTAACGTAAACAAGGTAGTTAAAGAATTGTACAACTTTAAGTATCCATTTGAAGATGCTACTAAGACTACAGCTTATCAGTCTGTATCTGAAATTAAAAAAGCCTTTAATGATCCAATAGATACAGAGCTTGAAAACTCTCGTCTTATATCTTCAAGTAATCGTTATTTACAACCAATTGATGAAACACCAACCTTTTTAGAGGGACAAAAATTTACTGGTGCTGAAATAGGGACGGCAATGCACTTAGTTTTGCAATATTATAATTATGAAGGTAATAAAGACCAAGAAAATTTAGATCAAGAAATCGATCAGCTCGTTGAATTAGGAAAACTGAATTCTTTAATGGTTCCGCATTTGTCTAAAGAAGCTTTAAATTGGTTTGTAATGAGTGATTTTGCTAAAGAATTTTGGAAGCAACCGGATAAATTACATAGAGAAAGCCAATTTTCAAGTCTCGTTAATGCTAGTGAATTATTTAATGACTTTTCTGATCCATCTGCGAAGGTTTTAGTTCATGGAACGGTGGATGGATATTTTGAAGCAAAAGATGGTCTTATTTTATTCGATTACAAAACTGATTTTGTCGATAAAACAAACGAAGAACAAGCAATTGAAAAAATTAAGCAAAAATATACCGGACAGCTACGGCTATATGAACAAGCTCTAAATGAAATGAATAATGATAAGAAGGTTATTGGAAAATATTTGATTTTGCTTGACGCAAGGAAAGTGGTCCCAGTAGACTAG
- the mvk gene encoding mevalonate kinase: protein MNKKVEVKAHGKVILIGEHSVVYGYNALALPIQALNISTTVEETAGPTWMDTNHYHGAFFVAPDEYDGIKYIVKTMLAKVADAPDVKITYSGEIPIERGLGSSAVVALGTTKALSQFLNLNLDHDEIMEITNHAEMINHGKASGLDAATVSSDYLVFFNKQDGPQQLSQKLGATLLIMDTGELGNTKVAVQAVKKQMDESDLKKKQIARLGELATATQENWLKQNAEEIGKIFNEAQSILASFDLSTEKIDNICKIANDNGALGTKLSGGGLGGIVIALCPNQATAQKIAQKSQANFDNYWIEEI, encoded by the coding sequence GTGAATAAAAAAGTAGAAGTTAAAGCACATGGAAAAGTGATTCTAATTGGTGAACATTCTGTTGTGTATGGATATAATGCACTTGCTTTACCAATCCAAGCCTTAAATATCAGCACAACTGTTGAAGAAACTGCTGGTCCTACATGGATGGATACAAATCACTACCACGGTGCTTTTTTTGTTGCACCAGATGAATATGATGGCATTAAGTACATTGTCAAAACTATGTTGGCTAAAGTTGCTGATGCGCCTGACGTTAAGATTACTTACAGCGGAGAAATTCCAATTGAACGTGGCTTAGGTTCAAGTGCTGTTGTAGCTCTTGGTACAACTAAAGCTTTATCACAATTCTTAAACTTAAATTTGGACCACGATGAGATCATGGAAATTACTAATCATGCGGAAATGATTAACCACGGTAAAGCTTCTGGTCTTGATGCAGCTACCGTTAGTTCAGATTATCTAGTCTTCTTTAATAAACAAGATGGTCCACAACAACTTTCTCAAAAATTAGGCGCTACCCTCTTAATTATGGATACTGGCGAGCTGGGAAATACCAAAGTTGCGGTGCAAGCAGTTAAAAAGCAAATGGATGAAAGTGATCTTAAAAAGAAACAAATTGCTCGTCTTGGTGAGCTTGCTACTGCGACTCAAGAGAATTGGCTCAAGCAAAATGCTGAAGAAATTGGCAAGATTTTTAATGAAGCTCAAAGCATTTTAGCCTCATTCGATCTTTCAACTGAAAAAATTGATAATATTTGTAAAATTGCTAACGACAATGGAGCCTTAGGGACTAAGCTATCTGGCGGCGGCCTTGGCGGAATTGTGATTGCCCTATGTCCTAACCAAGCAACTGCACAAAAAATTGCGCAAAAGTCCCAAGCAAACTTTGATAATTACTGGATTGAGGAAATCTAA
- a CDS encoding PD-(D/E)XK nuclease family protein, which produces MINVITGRQVDNLQNEIIDQAVKSYYQDKTHDVFIIVPNHIKFTTEVRALSKLSVLTNKKQVAVNKLHILSFSRLAWYFLKDEAIKLPQILDDAASVMLLEQIVKDHQDELKLFQNKNQITSGALRQMYEAILSVRAGNIDLENIDNEKLNEETSYKVHDLQIIYDDFIDRLSEKFATKDEMQLLLNEFLAKSDSLSTMVFYFSDFSHFSLQELTSVRLISKKAKNTTLAFKTKIGKIDSKAEQGDYDYVVQRTIRQLEHFWQNQQLNYQTTEFPLTKTNPSSLLNGVWTKTNGFDESLSKFLQPVKADSRYAEAYFVARTIYQQVALNNYRYQDFLVLAPNLNEYETYLTPILRQNNIPFFNDLQKEMKYHPLVVAVENLQQIFKRGFQTDNVIALMKTQLFIPEWYKSVARYQNDVDLLENFVLAHGIKGELWKKPLKSFVDAEVIALDKSEQEVEELDRLRKYFISILSEFFEDIETEKDPQAGVTIFWNFLIKNRVAKRLEAWRKEANDAGDLQLAQQPEQVWSTLNDLLKDYLLVAKEFSLEQFFDLLISGFSEANFSQIPSTLDAVNISEMGMVQGQGYKQVFIIGATSSNLPQIEKIPGFFSSENLEQLNDGNNASGYLEDQQKINNLDQNYQFGNALSLASDKIYISYPVINTANEQLEPSIFYKQLLRLTQANEFSQHDLPSSAGDLLTFMTNPEASLGYLTYLKGKQEVNVDSILELTEQEIGEVAQNVLEGSNFKNVPENLPPKLAQELYGDRIETSVSQLETYYQNSFEYFLNYGLHLKKRFENELDVIQAGNYYHETFDYLVKKIKEKNLDFADLTDSKLNQLLIEVREELKEKGRYRQLLNDPFNKYLFHKLDQTTSNVAHYWHSNVNKTTFRPQYSELSFGKNQKVTGLSYSWKDENNQKKIVDLRGKMDRVDLAKVNDRVLGEVIDYKSSAKKFDLGLFANGISMQMISYLEVLKKNNKFFAQGKNLDVLGAFYQNITSSLERLSSDKMILSNYQIKDLLKESTKKLMYNGILVADEEILDLIEPGMEKDRATSEIYSSIKRKVNGDISWPRNQSFTPDQLELLLAYNSYLIKNAGSEILSGKIKLDPYTYGQQSSLTYSDFKDIFFFDAMLKENNYHKIKAIDKKTLLNLIKEKLDLDGDE; this is translated from the coding sequence ATGATTAATGTAATTACTGGTAGACAAGTAGACAACTTGCAAAATGAGATTATCGATCAAGCTGTTAAGTCATATTACCAAGATAAAACGCACGATGTTTTTATTATCGTGCCAAACCATATTAAGTTTACCACAGAAGTACGAGCACTTAGCAAGCTCTCTGTTTTAACAAATAAAAAACAAGTAGCAGTTAATAAACTCCATATTCTTTCTTTTTCAAGACTAGCCTGGTATTTTTTGAAAGATGAAGCAATCAAATTACCGCAAATTCTGGATGATGCCGCTAGTGTGATGCTACTTGAACAAATTGTTAAGGATCATCAGGACGAATTAAAACTATTTCAAAATAAAAATCAAATTACGTCTGGTGCTTTAAGGCAAATGTATGAAGCGATTTTATCGGTTCGGGCTGGAAATATTGACTTAGAAAACATTGATAATGAAAAATTAAATGAAGAAACCAGCTATAAAGTCCATGATTTGCAAATTATCTATGATGATTTTATTGATCGTCTATCTGAAAAATTTGCAACTAAAGATGAGATGCAGCTCTTGCTTAATGAGTTTTTAGCTAAAAGCGATAGTTTAAGCACGATGGTATTTTACTTCTCCGATTTTTCGCATTTTTCCTTGCAAGAATTAACTTCAGTACGCTTAATTTCAAAAAAAGCTAAGAATACGACTTTGGCGTTTAAGACAAAAATTGGCAAAATAGATAGTAAAGCGGAACAAGGAGACTATGATTATGTGGTTCAAAGAACAATTAGACAACTAGAGCATTTTTGGCAAAATCAGCAATTAAATTATCAAACTACTGAATTTCCACTTACTAAAACTAATCCTAGCTCCCTATTAAATGGAGTTTGGACCAAGACAAATGGTTTTGATGAAAGTTTAAGTAAGTTTTTGCAGCCAGTTAAAGCAGATTCTAGATATGCCGAAGCATATTTTGTTGCGCGGACAATCTACCAGCAAGTTGCTTTAAACAATTATCGTTATCAAGACTTTTTAGTTTTAGCGCCAAATCTAAATGAATATGAAACTTACTTAACGCCAATTTTGCGTCAAAATAATATTCCTTTCTTCAATGACCTGCAAAAAGAGATGAAGTATCATCCCTTAGTCGTTGCGGTAGAAAATCTCCAGCAAATTTTTAAGCGGGGTTTTCAAACAGATAATGTAATTGCTCTAATGAAAACGCAGCTTTTTATTCCCGAATGGTATAAAAGCGTAGCGCGTTATCAAAATGATGTAGATTTACTTGAAAACTTTGTGTTGGCACATGGTATTAAGGGAGAACTTTGGAAAAAACCTTTAAAAAGTTTTGTGGATGCGGAAGTAATTGCACTTGATAAGTCAGAGCAAGAGGTAGAAGAACTTGACCGTTTGCGTAAATACTTTATTAGTATTCTAAGTGAATTTTTTGAAGATATAGAAACAGAAAAAGATCCGCAAGCTGGAGTGACGATTTTTTGGAACTTCTTAATTAAAAATCGAGTTGCAAAAAGACTAGAGGCTTGGCGAAAGGAAGCAAATGATGCTGGCGACTTACAGTTAGCGCAGCAACCTGAACAAGTTTGGTCAACCTTAAACGATTTGTTAAAGGACTACTTATTAGTAGCTAAGGAATTTTCTTTAGAACAATTTTTTGATCTCTTAATTAGCGGATTTAGTGAGGCTAATTTTTCACAAATTCCATCTACTCTTGATGCAGTTAATATCTCTGAAATGGGAATGGTTCAAGGACAAGGTTATAAGCAAGTATTTATTATTGGGGCAACAAGTAGTAATTTGCCGCAGATTGAAAAAATTCCAGGTTTCTTTAGTTCAGAAAACTTAGAACAACTAAATGATGGAAATAATGCTAGTGGCTATTTAGAAGATCAGCAAAAAATTAATAATCTAGATCAGAATTATCAATTTGGTAATGCACTAAGTTTAGCTAGTGATAAGATTTATATTTCTTATCCTGTAATTAATACGGCAAATGAACAATTAGAACCATCTATCTTTTATAAACAACTTCTCAGGTTAACTCAGGCAAATGAATTTTCACAGCATGATTTACCTAGTTCTGCTGGCGATCTTTTAACTTTTATGACTAATCCGGAAGCTAGTCTAGGTTACTTAACTTATTTAAAGGGCAAACAAGAAGTTAATGTAGATTCTATCTTGGAGTTGACTGAGCAAGAAATAGGCGAAGTAGCTCAAAATGTGCTTGAAGGAAGTAATTTTAAGAATGTTCCTGAGAATCTCCCTCCCAAATTGGCCCAAGAACTATACGGAGATCGGATAGAGACTTCAGTTTCACAACTTGAGACCTATTACCAGAATTCTTTTGAATATTTCTTAAATTATGGGCTTCATTTAAAGAAGAGGTTTGAAAATGAGCTTGATGTAATTCAAGCAGGTAATTATTATCACGAAACGTTTGACTATTTAGTTAAAAAAATTAAGGAAAAAAACTTGGATTTTGCTGATTTAACTGACAGTAAGTTAAATCAGCTACTAATTGAAGTACGAGAAGAATTAAAAGAAAAGGGGAGATATCGTCAGCTTTTAAACGATCCATTCAATAAATATTTGTTCCATAAGCTAGACCAAACTACATCTAATGTTGCCCATTATTGGCATAGTAATGTAAATAAAACAACTTTTAGACCACAATATTCGGAATTAAGTTTCGGCAAAAATCAAAAAGTGACAGGGCTATCTTATAGCTGGAAAGATGAAAATAATCAAAAGAAGATTGTTGATCTACGAGGAAAAATGGATCGAGTTGATCTGGCTAAGGTGAATGATCGAGTTTTAGGAGAGGTAATTGACTATAAGTCTTCTGCGAAGAAATTTGACTTAGGCCTCTTTGCCAATGGGATTTCAATGCAGATGATTTCTTATTTGGAAGTCTTAAAAAAGAATAATAAGTTTTTTGCTCAAGGTAAAAACTTAGATGTTTTAGGAGCTTTTTATCAAAATATTACTAGCAGCTTGGAACGCTTAAGTAGTGATAAGATGATTCTAAGTAACTATCAAATTAAGGATCTTCTCAAAGAAAGCACAAAGAAGCTAATGTATAACGGAATTTTAGTTGCCGATGAAGAGATTCTGGACCTAATTGAACCAGGAATGGAGAAAGATCGAGCTACTTCGGAAATATATAGCAGCATTAAAAGAAAGGTTAATGGTGATATTAGCTGGCCACGAAATCAGAGCTTTACCCCTGATCAACTAGAATTGCTGTTAGCATATAACTCTTACTTAATCAAGAATGCTGGAAGTGAAATCTTATCAGGTAAGATTAAACTTGATCCATATACTTATGGACAACAAAGTTCCTTAACTTATTCTGACTTTAAAGATATTTTCTTCTTTGATGCTATGTTAAAAGAAAATAATTACCATAAGATTAAAGCAATTGATAAGAAGACGCTTTTAAACTTAATTAAAGAAAAACTGGATTTGGATGGTGACGAATAG